The Synechococcales cyanobacterium T60_A2020_003 DNA segment ATTCCCAAAACTCAGACACAATCACCCGCGTTCGGGGATTCATGCCAATCCGAGAACCAAAATTTCCGAGAATTAGCCCCGTACACACCACGGCAATTACCCCTGATCCCCCAAATTCTTCTGCCAAAAGATAGCTACCGTAGGCGGAAACGAGAGTTAGGGACTGTTCGACAAGGGGGAGATCAAACCGCTGGGTGAGGTAGGAGATGCCGAAACCCAGTAAACTGCCGATGCCGACACCCACGCTCACCACGATCAAAAGCTGTACGGCAATGGATTTGAACGACAGATCAACAGGCGTTGTGCTGAGGGGAATCACCACGAGAAAGCTGAAGGCAACAACGGCCATACCGTCATTGAATAGACTTTCTCCCTCCATCAAGGTGGATAGGCGTTTGTCTACTCCCAGTTCCCGAAAAAGGGCAATCACGGATACGGGATCGGTGGCAGAGAGACTTGCCCCAATCAAGAGGGCAATTTCCAGCGGCATTCCAACAAAGTAGTTTAATCCAACGGCGACGCCCACAATAGAGATCACGACACCGATTACGGCGTATAGACAAATGGACTTTAAATCACTTTTCAGGTCTGCCCATTTGATATTCCATGCGGCCTCAAAGAGAAGGGGAGGTAGGAAGATAAAGAGAATCAGTTCAGGGGATAAGTTGACGAGGCGCACATCGACGGTCGCTAGGGCTAACCCGACAATGACGAGCAGCAAGGTGTAGGGAATCCGCCGAAACCAGCTTGAAACCTGGGGTAGAGTCGCCACTCCCAACGACACGGAGAGAACGAGAAGGAACTGTTTGAGTCCTTGTTCTATGCCCGCATGGGCTAGTCCTGTTTCCATCGCCATAGGTGGTTGCTTGGGTGTTGAAGGAGCAAGAGGGGCGATCGCCCTCCATTAATACTCCATTCCTAAAGGATGTCTTAAGAATGGGCGATCGCCCTTTAAAAGTCCCCCAAAATGTATCGTTGTCTTTTGATTCCGT contains these protein-coding regions:
- a CDS encoding Na+/H+ antiporter, with protein sequence MAMETGLAHAGIEQGLKQFLLVLSVSLGVATLPQVSSWFRRIPYTLLLVIVGLALATVDVRLVNLSPELILFIFLPPLLFEAAWNIKWADLKSDLKSICLYAVIGVVISIVGVAVGLNYFVGMPLEIALLIGASLSATDPVSVIALFRELGVDKRLSTLMEGESLFNDGMAVVAFSFLVVIPLSTTPVDLSFKSIAVQLLIVVSVGVGIGSLLGFGISYLTQRFDLPLVEQSLTLVSAYGSYLLAEEFGGSGVIAVVCTGLILGNFGSRIGMNPRTRVIVSEFWEFLAFFVNSIVFLLIGDQMEFDALGENLIIIGVTIACMVVSRAIAIYVLSLFSNSVKMSEPISWPKQIILWWGGLRGSVSIALALSVPAILPQREEIIAAVFGVVLFTLLAQGLTIQPILQKLKLLGNQPARQEYMELVARQDALNRVLERLAQVGDRPGIDPEFVRLQETLVNSELKRIDDETETLINQYPDLRDFTAEQLKSELLAVEADSYADYVKSGRLNKELAPLLDVLIAED